Genomic window (uncultured Hyphomonas sp.):
GGAAGAATCGAGGCCTCCTGAGAGGCTGACCGCAATGTTCCTGTTGGTATGCCCCCAGGATTGTACTGTCCTGCAGACGGTTGACCGGAGTTGCGCGGCCGCCAGATCCACGGGACATCGTAATGTGTCCGAAGCAATGTCGCGCGGATCCCAAATCAGATCCTTATAGGTGTGTGAATCATCCAGGCGGAGCATTTCTCCCCCCAGAAGCTCGTGAACTTCATTCAGGCCGGTTTCCCCCGTCAGGATCTTGTCATAGGCAAACAGGTCCGCGATGAAGCGGCGATTGACTGTAAATCCGGACATGTCGAGCCACGGGCAGAGTTCCAGATTGGAAAAGACAAAACAGGCGCCGTTCCTGAATGTGTAATAGCAGGGAAGGCTGGCAGTTGGATCCGTCAGGATCGAGAACCCGCTCTCATGCCTGAAAAACCCGACAAAATTTCCCCAATAATCCTCAAGGAGTGTCCTGCCGGTCGACTGGATGAGCCGATCGTTCTCAGCAGAGGAAAAGAAATTCACCTGGCGATCATGTGCTCCCTGATCGGATTTCCGGAAAAGGGTTCCATACACCAGTCCATCTGTTGATTGGGCGCCAGCAGAGATAACAAGCTGCCTTGTGTGTGTCGTTTGTGTTCCAAGGTCTGAAAAAAAGAACCCTTTCGAGACAGGCAAAGGCCGACTTTGGGGCCTTATTGACCGGTAACATGCAATGACGCCTTCGACAGTCTTGCTGGCGACCGGATCATCCGGATTCCACAGAGCGGCAAAATAGGCGCGCATCGCAATCAGATCGCCATGATTGGAGTAAACTCGCGGACAGTGAAAGTTTCGTCTGTCAGGAGCAGGCCGTTAAATTCCAGCCAGCAATGTGCGGAAAAAGGTGAAAGTCGAACGCCGAATATCCAATCGGCACACAAACCGGCGGTGCTCAGATAGTGGAGTAGCGCGAGGCTTGTGTATCGGCATGCGTCCCGGCTGGAGAATACGAAGGGCGCAAAGGCATGAAATTCGCGCGCGAGGTCTGCAACTTCGTCGGACGTGTCGGGACTGATGGCGTTTGTACTGGATTTCCAACTTCTTGCTCTGGAAATCTGATCCTGGAAGGCACCCCGATTGCAGGCGGCGGATGCTGCTTGCATGGAGCATAGTATGGCAGGAACCCGGCTTGCCCTGAAACGCCATTCGATCTGGTCGAAGTCGAAAAGTGAGCGATCCGGAGCCGGCCATTGAAATAAATCGATCCGGTCAGATTCTGTGAATGTCGCCTGCAGGATGCCCTGTTGTACAAGATAGTTGCCAAATGCGAGTGCCTCAACGCCCGGAACAGGCTCCGGGGACACGGCAAGGAATTTCTGAAACAAGACAGCTTGCGTTTCAGTCAGACAAGTATAGCGGTCTGTGCAAAGATCCAGGAAGACATACGTGCCTCCCGTGTGACAGCAATGAATACCCGGTGCCAGGCTTAAGGGCCTGCAAGACGTGTTGTTTCCCGGGTGCTGAAACGGGCTCTGGGATGAAGCGTGTGTGCAGCCCGAAGGTGATGAAAAATCCGGCATCTGGAAACTCCGATTACGGAACGCTGGCGAATCCTGCACTAAGCAGGAGACGCCAGCTGGAGGAACGTTCCGAGCCGACCCCGGTCAGGGCCGGGTCAGGTCAGGGCTGAACCTTGGACAACCCTTCTTCGATTTCGACACCCTGGCCGTAGAAGCCTCTGGTTTCCTCGGAAACCGCTCCGAGTTCGATCATCTCGAACATGTCTTCATTGGATGTCTGCTGGTCATCATGGGTCATGATGAATCTCCTTTCTTGGGTTATTGCCGTCAAAGCAACGGCAAGTAGAAAGTGTGATCAAATATAGGTGGAGTCAACGTTTCAGAATCTTAAAAATAGTCAATAAAATACAATAAAAACAAATAGTTGGTGTCCACGCCCCGTGGCGTGGCTCGGCAAGGCTGGAAGAGCGCACCTTAGTCAGGTATCGCAATCATGATGTCAGACCCGTAGGTTCTGCGAAGAGCTGATAGCCGATTGGAGAGGACATGATCAGGTCGGGGTGGATTCCGGACGCAGAGGCTGTGGGGGGCCTGCTCCATCATGCTGATCGCCTGGCTGCGTCTACCTTGACGCAGAAGTCTGAGTGACCGCATAGCGGCGTAGAATGTGCGCGTGTGCGGATTAGTCATATAGAGGGCAGGAGATGACAGCACGGAGGAAAAATCCTTGTCCGGCATGCGCCAGCCCTGTCCGTAGGTTTCGGAAAGCAGCTTATCCGGATTATCAGGGATGTTCCAACTGGCTCCCTGCCAGATTTTTCTGGAAATCCCGAAACCCGAAAATCGCCACTGAATCTCACCGGGGTAGTCGCTCAGCCCACAGAGCCTGTAAGGCCCCTCCGCCTCATAGAGGAAGAGGTCGACCGCGACCGATTCAAATGTCAGACCGATATATCGATCACCCGCCCGGGCGGATCGACCCAGCTGGATTGATGGATGGTCTCGCAGGAATACTGTGATGTCGGGGCGGGCATTACGGTCGCAGAGAATTCCGATATCTGCATCCCGGTCATGAGGCAATGGCGCGCCGTTCCGGACAAAACCAAGCAGTGTGCCGCCGGTCAGAAAGCTCGTCAGTCCCGCATCGTCCAGCAAGGTCATGATGTCCTGCACCGCCCGCGCGGCTTTCGCGGGTTGGAAGAAATATCGGTACGCAGATGGTTTAGCGTGCCGGACAGGAGACTCGGCAAGGGCTTCTCTGGCAAAGAATGCGGCGTCCTCATAAGCTCCGTCGGCGTAAAGAGCGCGTGCGAGACTTTCGCTGGCGCTCCCTCTGGAACTGAATTTTTCAAACCGACCGACTGTAAAGCGAACCGCATCTGCTGAGCGGCCTGCGCAGATCAGCGCCTTCGTGCAGTGTCTCAACAGGCCGGAATTGACCTGGGGGTGATTGCATTTTGCCATCAGAGCGCTGGCGGCATGTTGAAGACAGTCCAGCCGTTCATCTTCTCGAGACGTGATATCGGCGATGGAATTCCAGCTTCTCCAAGCCATTGGATCGTGGTGAGTGCTTGTAAAAAAAGCCTCAATGGCCCTCGGACGTTCACCGAGTGCAGCCAGGCACAGACCCCGTATATGATGAGCATGCGAATTGTGAGGTTGGTGGGACAGGATGAAATCGCATTCCGGCAAGGCCGCAGACGGGTGGCCGGATCGGAAGAGGGCTACGGCAAGCAGGCATTTCGCCTGCAGGTCATCTGACCGTGTGTCGGTGACCTTTCGAAGGATTGAGGCTGCGGCTTCGGGGTGTCCTTCCGTTATCATGCGCCGGGCCGACTCAATCTTCATTCTGCGGGAGCTCGCCGTATTCGATGGCGAGTACCGGTCATTTGTGCCGTCCATCAGATTCTCCTGAAAAGTCACAGGACATGTCAAAACCGGAAAAAGCGCAGGCGGTCGCTGCGCTGCCGGAGAATTGAAGTATAAGGAAAAATAACGTAAAAGGCGAATCCAAAAACAACTAAAGGGAGAAATTTGAGTCCGGAATCACAAGTATGGACTCTATAACGACTGGTAGAGCGGGGGCTGCCTGGCCTTGCCGTCAGCCAGGTTTAATCGAAAGGTCGGGCAAGCATTGGTTTCTCCTTTGTGGCGCAAGTATAACAACTAAAAGGAGATATTGGTGTGCTACCCAGATTAGGCATTGTACGATCCTGTCATTGAGATAGATTTCCGGGTCTGACGAGAAAAGGCATCCTGAATGCGCGACTATGATGGCTCCGCGGTGCTTGACGCAATCCGGTCTGTACAATCCATGAAGACGGTCGAGGACACGATTGCTGTATTGTCCGGATTTATTGAGCAGTATGGGTTTGAGCGCATATTTCTTGGGCAATTGGTGAACCCGGCTAACGTTCCGCTCAAGGAAATCCTGTATGTTTCTGACTGGCCGGATGAACTGAAGGAACATCGCCGGAGCCAGATGGCGATTCTGCATGATCCAATCGCGATCTGTGCTTTGCGCTCGAAGCGCCCATTTTCATGGGCCGAAGCCCGTGAACATGCCTCCCGAGCGGGCCGAATGGTTGTGGATATGGTCCATGATTATGGCATCACCGACGGAATGATGTTTCCAATGCACGCTCTGCACAGCGTGTCGGGCGGTGTCTCCCTGGGTGGTTCCAGTAAGCTGGATCTGTCGCCCACTCAGGTCAAGGAGCTCGAGATTGTCTGCCAGACAGTCTATTATCATCTGGAAGACCTACTTGGGCCGTTTCCCTATCAGAAGGTCGCCGAGCTCACCCGCCGTGAAACTGAATGCGTCCAGTTTGCCGCGGCCGGCAAGTCCAATTGGGAAATTGCACAGATTCTGGGCATTCAGGAAGACACGGTGAAGAAGACGCTGCGCCGGGCAGGGGACAAGCTTGAGACCGTGAACCGGGCGCACCTTGTCGCTTCGGCGATCGCCAAGAACCAGATTTTTCCCTGATCAAGTCCCCGAAAGGGGACATTCCTTCCCGTTCGATCCGGAACAGACTGTCTCCTGAACTCAGGAGTGCTTTGACATGTTCAGGATTGTCACACCCGAAAAGCGTGATGCAAATCGCGAACTCCTCGATGAGATGTTTCGCATGCGCTACCGGATCGTCGTTGATGAGTGGGGGTGGGATATCCCCGGGATATCGCCGGGATACGACAAGGACCAGTTTGATACGGACAGTACAGTCTATGTGATTGTGCAGGATGAGCATGGACAGGTGGTCGCGACATCGAGGGTCAACCCGACAACCAAGCCACATATGCTGAGCGACTTGTTTGCAGATTATTGCGACTTGCAGCCATATCCTGTCGGACCGGATGTCTGGGAGTGTTCGCGCTTTGTCACAGACAGATCGCTGATGCCCGATCCAGTCGAAGATTTCCGCTTCCGGTGCAGGCTCGGAATTGGCCTTACGGTCTTCTGCATCGACAAGAAAATTTCGCGTCTGAGCTGGCTCACACATCAGAAATTCTACAATCTTGTCCAACGCGTCTGGACCACAGAACCGCTGGGTCTTCCAAGACGGGAAGGGGATGACTGGGCCTGGATCCCGGCTGTTTCTAAGATCGATAAGCAGACACTTGACCGACAATTGGACAGGTTTCGAAATGCCGAAGATATTGTCGCGCAATATATGTCCCCCAGACAGCGCGTTGCCGTCGGGAGGGCCGGATGAACAACCCTATAGAGACTGTTTCACCCGAGCAGCGGGCAGCTTTTGAACGGGATGGTGTGATCTGCTTACGAAATATCCTCACTCGAAAAGAAGTCCGCCATCTTCAGAATGCTGTCGCAAGACAGATTTCCGGTCTTAGGCGTTCGGCGACCGGGTATGACTTCGAAGCGCTGGCAAGCCAGGTCTGGGACCCGGAACGGCAAGTCGATACAGGCGCAGCAGAGCGTTTCGATATGGCTATAATGAAAGAAATGGTTCGGGAAGACCTTTCAGCCAGACCCCTGAAGGAAGAAGATCCGTCTGAAGAGCAGGGTATGTTTTTCTATGATGTGGCAGCCTGGAAATTTGATCGTGGCGTGCGCGAAGTTGCTTTTGACTCGCGCCTGCCCGAACTGGTCAGCGACCTGCTGGGGGCCCGGTATCTGAACTTCTGGGAGGACACGACCTTTGTCAAAGCGCCTCACACCCGCCAGAAAACAGCTTTTCATCAGGATCTCGCCTATTTCCAGATAGAAGGAGAGCAATGTGTCATTGTGTGGATTGCGCTTGATCCGGTGACCCTCGATAGCGGGACGATGCAATATGTTCGCGGCTCGCATAAATGGGGCGAGACCTATGCACCAAATGTCTTCATATCGCAGACACCGTTCCGGTCCTCTCCGGAAAAGCGGTGTCCGGACATTGAGGCAGAACCGGAAAAATATGACATCGTATCTTTTGATGTTGAACCAGGTGATGTGATTATTCATCACGTAAAAACAGTTCATGGTGCGGGCGGAAACCGGTCCGACAATTGGCGCAGGGCAGTATCATTCCGCTATTGTGGAGATCAGGTGCGCTATCTTGATCGTCAGGGAGCCATTCAGCAGGTGGGCGTTGCCCGCGACCTCAATGATGGCGACAGGCTTTTCTCCGACGATTATCCTGTTGTCTGGCCAAAGCCCTGGCCGTCGCTTTCCCTGTCGGATGCCTATGATTTGCTCGGCCCAGCAGTTCCCACTTTAGACAATCAGAAACAATCTGATGCGGCCTGAAGCTTCCTGATAGATCGGAATTCTAAACGAGGGATGCTGAGGCGCGTAAAGCGCTTGGAGGGGCTGATATTCATTGGGTGTCAGCCATTCGCATCATGTTCGCGCCGTTCGCTCTCAAGGGGCAGTTCCAGAAAGCGCGTGACACTGATTGCGGCCAGGAAGGCCTTATCATGGCTGACAAGCAAGACGGCGCCATCCCATTCGTTTAGTCCGTTCTCCAGCGCTTCGATGGCGCGCAGGTCAAGGTGATTGGTCGGTTCGTCGAGGATCAGCAGGTCTGGCGGTTCGGGCCGGGCGAAGACGCAGGCGAGGCCCGCGCGCAATTTCTCCCCGCCGCTGAGCGTGCCGGTCACCTGCAGCGCGTCGTCATTACGGAAGCCGAACCGCGCGAGGGCGGCATGCGCGGCATTGGCGCTGAGGCCGGGGTTCAGCCGGTGCATGTTCTCAAGGATCGTTTCGCCGGGCGCGAGCAGGCTGACATGCTGGTCCAGCAGGGCGAAATTTTCGGTCAGGCGGTTGGCCGTGCCGGAAGTGGGCTGAAGGTCGCCCGTGACGAGGCGGAGCAGGGTGGATTTGCCGGAACCATTTGGCCCGGCAATGGCGACCCGTTCCGGGCCTGTCAGCTGAAAATCCAGCGGGCCGAACAGGTGCCGGTCGCCGAACGCCATGCTGACCGACTTGAAATCCAGCAGGCGCCGTCCGGAGGGCAGGCCGCAAGATGGCAGGTCCATTGTGAGGGGGGCGAGGATTTCGATCCGCTCGCGCGCGGCGGCGAGATCGCCTTCGCTCTCCGCCATCTGACGGGCGGCGAGGGCGCTGCCTTTGCCGCGTGTGGCTTCGGCGCGCTCCTGCCGCTTGTCGAGCAGCATTTTCGGCGCATCACCTTTCGCGCGGACGGCGCGGCCGGCCTTGTCCCGCCGGTCCTGTTTTTCCTTTGCCTGCTGGGCACTCTTCCGTGTGCGTTTCAGCGCATCGCTCGCGCGGGCAAGGTCGGCCTCGGCGGCTTCGCGGGCCGCATCGCGGGCGGCGGCAAACTCGCTCCATCCGCCGGAGAACAGGGTGATGCCGACAGGGGAGAGTTCCACGATCCGGTCGACCTGTTCCAGCAGGTCCCGGTCATGACTGGCGATGAGCAGGCCGCCGGGCCAGGTGCGCAACAGGTTGGCAATCGCCTCCCGGCCCTCCGTATCGAGATTATTGGTCGGCTCGTCCAGCAGGAGCAGGTCCGGCGCTTCCAGGATCTGCCGGGCGAGGGCGACGCGCATCCGTTCGCCGCCGCTGAGCGTGGCAACCGGCGTGTTCAGCGGGAATGCGTGGAGGCCGGTATCGGCGAGCGCCTGTTCCACGCGGGAAGGCAGCGTCCAGTCCGCGTCGGCGGCATCCTCCATGTTGCCTTCGCCTGCTTCCAGCCGGGCAAGGCAGGCGAGGGCTGCTGTGATGCCGAGGGCACCCGCAAGGTCCTGCGTTTCGTCCAGCGATTGCTGGAGCATGCCGACCGTTCCGTTCCGGTGGAGACTGCCGCTTGCGGGCACGACATCGCCCATGATGGCGTGCAGCAGCGTGGACTTGCCGGAGCCATTGCGGCCGACAAGGCCGACACGCTCGCGGCCGACCGAGAGCGTCAGGTCACGGAAAAGCGGGGTGCCGTCAGGCGTGGAAAGGGAGAGGGAGTCGAGCGTCAGAAAGCTGGTCATGGAAGGGCCGTGAAATGAAGTTGGAACGCAGGGCGGGGCGCTGTGCGTTTTCCATTTCGGGTCTCCTTCAGCTTTCAGGCGGGGCTCGCCGAGCGGCCGACTTAGAGGGCGCGCGCCGCGAATGCAAGGGCGCGGGGCAAATTTTCAGGCGGGAAAGTCTATGCGGCGGCGCAGAGGCGGCTGGGCGAAAAGCTCTCATGCAGCGGGCTCAGCGGCTTGCAGAGCATGAGGTCTGCAATGATCCGTGCCGTGATGGGCGCCAGCAGAATGCCGTTCCGGTAATGGCCTGCCGCGACAAAGAGGTTCGGCGCGGCGGTTGCACCGATCATCGGGGCGCGATCCGGCGTGCCGGGGCGGATTCCGGCCCAGGTTTCGATCACGGGCAGGTCTTCCAGCACCGGGCAGAGGCGCGCAGCGCGGGCGTGCAGGGCGGTGATGGCTTCAGGCTGGGGCGTTTCGGTGGCAACGCCCGGCTCCACCGTCGCGCCGATGATCACGCGGTCTGCCTTGGGGGCGATATAGATCGGGCCGCAGCGCAGGGTCGTTTCCGGCGAGCCATAGCCATGGGCAACCGACAGCATCTGGCCGCCATAGCAATCGATCTGGTCGAGAGCCGGGTCCCAGTTCACAAGGCTGAGCGGCTGGCCATTCTCTTCCACCTTGATGGCGGCAGTGTTCCAGCCACCGGCGGCGAGGATCAGGTCGTGGCCTTCCAGGGTGAGGCGTCCGCCTTCACTGCGCAGGGGCGCGGCTTCGCTGCGAAGGGTGGCTAGCGGGCTGCGCTGCAAGGCCATGATCAGGGCCCGGACGACGGCGCGGTTGTCCACCTGACCATCGGTCGGCATTTGCAGGGCGGCGATCAGATCCGGTGCGATCGAGGGTTCCAGCAGGTGGGCGGTAGCAGGCGGCAATTCCTCATGCGCAATGCCGCGGGCATCGAGGGCGCGGGCCAGCTTGTGAATGGCGGCGGTCTCTGCCTTGTCGAAGGCGAGTGCCAGAGATGGTCGGCCACTATAGCCGGAATCGGTGTCGGCGGCGTGGGCGAGGTCTATCGAGAAGTCCGGCCAGAGTTCGGCGCCTTCCATACAGAGTTCGAACAGGTGGGGGTGCACGCCTTCTTCGGCGGCGGCCTCATAGGCCGGGGCGAGCATGCCGGCGGCGGCCCAGCTGGCGCCGCGTCCCATCGGGGCTGGATCGTAGAGGGTCACCGGCACGCCGCGTTTGACGGCCAGTTCGAAAGCGGTCGCGAGGCCGATAATGCCCGCGCCGAGAATGGCGACTTTCGGTGTGAAACTCGAAATTGGCGGCGGAGGGGGAGGCGGCGATTGCATGGGCCCTCATGTAGGGCTTTTGCGCGCGAAGGTGAACTATCCGCTTTGACGCGGCGGCAGATGGTCTCGTTGTCAGGTCTCTACCGGTGCCGGAACGGCCTCAGATCAGGCTGCGTGATCCTGGGCTTTCTGTTTTTCCCAGAAATTCACGAAGGCATCGGCCCATTTCCGGTCCTGGAAGATAACGGCCTTGGAAACTTCGCCATCCGGTGAGAAGGCCGTCCGCACCATCACGTCCGGCGCATCGCTCGTCTGGCGGCTCCGTCCCAGGAACTGCTGTACGAATGCGTCCACCACAGTTGCAAGAAGGGCGACTTCTTCCGCCGACTTCAAGCCTAGATCCACCACAATGTCGGTCGTCATAACCACCAACCCCCATGTTCCCCGGGTTTCGAATTAGTAAATCGAAAACCATTGGGATTTTGAAGTTCATTCCCCCAATCGGGGAGAATTTCAATTCGCATGTGCAAAAAACGGGCAAAAGGTCGCGACAACGCTTTGTTGCGAATTATTCTCAACTATGTTTGATGGCCTGAAAAGCAGAAAACAGGCTCTGATATGACCGGAATTCGCCTATGGCTCACCGCCGCCACCGTCCTCCTCGCCTCATGCGGGAACCCAGGCACGCCTGCCCCGGATTCAGGCAAATCTGTAGCTGAATCAGGGGACAAGCCGCAGAATGCCGGAGTCCTGAATGTTTACTCCGCGCGCCACTATGATTCCGACAAGGCCATGTACAAGGCCTTCGAAGAGGAGACGGGCATCAAGGTCCGCTTCCGCGAATCGGGCGCACCGGAACTTCTGGAAACCATGAAAGCCGAGGGCGATGCGAGCCCGGCGGACGTCGTGATTTCGTCCGACGCTGGCACGCTGTACCGTTTCGAAGCAGCCGGTCTGCTGCAGCCAGTGCAGGATCCGGTACTGGACGAAAAGATCCCGGAACATTTCCGCCAGAAGGATGGCTACTGGTTCGGGCTCGCCCGCCGGGTGCGCGTCATCGCTTATGACCCGGAACGTGTCGCACCTGAGGAGGTGGCCCATTACAGCGACCTGGCCGACCCGCGCTTCAAAGGCGAGGTCTGCATGCGCTCCTCGACCAATATCTACAATCTCTCCCTGATGGGGGAGCTGATCGGCCGGATGGGGCATGACGCCGCCCAGGCCTGGGCCGACGGCGTGGTCGCGAATTTCGCCCGTCCGCCGCAGGGCGGGGACATTACCCAGATCGAGTCGATCGCTGCCGGCGAGTGTTCGGTCGCCCTGACAAACCATTACTACTATGTCCGCATGGCCACCGGCGCGCCGAGCCAGCAGGCTGCGGCTGCCAAGGTGAAGCTCAGCTTCCCCGAACAGGACACGACCGGCACGCATGAGAATGTCACCGGGGCGGGTATCGCGGCCCATGCACCGCATCGTGAGAATGCGATCCGGTTCATCGAATGGCTTGCCAGTGTCGATGGCCAGGGCTGGCTGACGCTTGAAACCAAGGAATACCCGATGATCGAAGGCGCATCGCTGCCGGAAGGGCTGGATGCCCTGCCGGATTTCAAGCGCAGCGACTTCCCGCTGGACGAACTGGGCACGCACCAGTCCGAAGCGCAGGAGATCTATGACAAGGCCGGCTGGAACTGAGGCAGACACGCTTGGCCGGTCTTTCCCTTCCCGCGCGGGTGTTCCTGCCCAAGCGCCTGAACCTCCGGCCTGCTGACGGGCCGGCTGTGCTGGCCGGTGCCATCATTGCCGTACCCGTTGTGTCGGTTCTGCTGGCCGCCGTGTTCATGGGCGGCGGGGAGGCATGGCAGCACATCCGCGACACGCTGATGGTGCCCTACCTTGGCGGCACGCTGGGCACGCTGGCCATGGCCGCCTTCTTCATGCTCGCCTTTGCCGTCCCGGCAGCCTGGCTTGTGACCATGCATGACTTTCCGGGACGGCCGGTCTTCGAATGGCTTCTGATCCTGCCGCTGGCGGCGCCCGGCTATGTGCTGGCCTATGCCTGGGGCGACCTGATGGGCGTCGGCGGGCCGCTTCAGTCTGCTCTTCGCGATCTGACCGGCTGGTCGGCGCGGGACTACTGGTTCCCGTCCATGCGGTCGGTGCCGGGCCTCGCCTTCGTGCTGGCCAGCGGTCTCTATCCTTATGTCTATCTCACAGCGCGCACGGCGTTTGTCTCCCAGTCCATCTGTGCGCTGGAAGCGGCGCGCAGCCTCGGGGCATCGCCGCTGCGCAGTTTCTGGAGCGTCGTCCTGCCGGCGGCCCGGCCGGCGATTGCCGCCGGTCTGGCGCTCGCCCTGATGGAGACGGCGGCAGATTATGGCGCGGCGGAGTATCTGGGCGTGCCGACCCTGACCTTCGGCATCGTCCGCGCCTGGAAGAGTTTCGGGGAACCGGCGGCTGCGGCGCGTCTTGCGGTCATCCTTCTGGTGCTGGTCGTCGGCCTTTTGCTTTCCGAGCGGTGGAGCCGGGGGCGGGCGGGCAGCCAGCAAAGCTCCACCCGCTGGCGGGCGGTTTCCCGCACGAAGCTCGGCGGTCTCTGGGGCTGGGGCGCGGCGCTCTTCTGTCTGGTCGGTTTTTCCATCGGTTTCCTTTTGCCTGTTTCGCGTCTTGTCTGGCGGGCGCTGGAAGCCCGGGAATATGTCGCCCCCGTCGGCGAGGCGCTGAAGAACACGCTGATCCTGGCCGGGGCAGGGGCAGCCTTCGGGTTCGTGCTGGCGCTGGTGATTGCGCTGGCAGGACGCGGCAAGGGGCCGGGCGCTGCCTTTGCGCGGCTGACGGCCTCGTCTGCCTATGCCATTCCGGGAGCTGTGCTGGCGCTGGGCGCGCTGGTCGTTCTGGGAGGGCTGGGTTTGACGCTGACAGGGATTGTGCCGGTGCTGGCATTGGCCTGGGTCTATGCCAGCCGGTTCACGACAACCGGGGCCGAACCGATGGTGGCGGCGCTGGCGCGCGCGCCTGCCTCTCTTGGGCATGCTGCGGAAAGCCTTGGCGCGTCTCCGCTGCGCCGCGCGCGGGAGGTGGACCTGCCGATTGCCCTGTCCGGGGCGAGTGCCGGGGCGCTCATCCTGTTTGTCGAATGTCTGAAGGAATTACCGGCGACCCTGATGCTGCGTCCGTTCAGCTGGGACACGCTGGCGGTGCGCGCCAATGCCTATGCGTCTGACGAACGGCTGGCCGCCGCCGCCTTGCCGGCCTTGTTGATCACCGCAGCGGGCCTGATCCCGGTGATCCTGCTGTCCTGGCGTCTGTCACATTCGCGGCCCGGTGAGCACACCCATGAGTGATAGCCTGTCTGCCAT
Coding sequences:
- a CDS encoding autoinducer binding domain-containing protein, translated to MRDYDGSAVLDAIRSVQSMKTVEDTIAVLSGFIEQYGFERIFLGQLVNPANVPLKEILYVSDWPDELKEHRRSQMAILHDPIAICALRSKRPFSWAEAREHASRAGRMVVDMVHDYGITDGMMFPMHALHSVSGGVSLGGSSKLDLSPTQVKELEIVCQTVYYHLEDLLGPFPYQKVAELTRRETECVQFAAAGKSNWEIAQILGIQEDTVKKTLRRAGDKLETVNRAHLVASAIAKNQIFP
- a CDS encoding FAD-dependent oxidoreductase, translating into MQSPPPPPPPISSFTPKVAILGAGIIGLATAFELAVKRGVPVTLYDPAPMGRGASWAAAGMLAPAYEAAAEEGVHPHLFELCMEGAELWPDFSIDLAHAADTDSGYSGRPSLALAFDKAETAAIHKLARALDARGIAHEELPPATAHLLEPSIAPDLIAALQMPTDGQVDNRAVVRALIMALQRSPLATLRSEAAPLRSEGGRLTLEGHDLILAAGGWNTAAIKVEENGQPLSLVNWDPALDQIDCYGGQMLSVAHGYGSPETTLRCGPIYIAPKADRVIIGATVEPGVATETPQPEAITALHARAARLCPVLEDLPVIETWAGIRPGTPDRAPMIGATAAPNLFVAAGHYRNGILLAPITARIIADLMLCKPLSPLHESFSPSRLCAAA
- a CDS encoding tetratricopeptide repeat protein, producing MDGTNDRYSPSNTASSRRMKIESARRMITEGHPEAAASILRKVTDTRSDDLQAKCLLAVALFRSGHPSAALPECDFILSHQPHNSHAHHIRGLCLAALGERPRAIEAFFTSTHHDPMAWRSWNSIADITSREDERLDCLQHAASALMAKCNHPQVNSGLLRHCTKALICAGRSADAVRFTVGRFEKFSSRGSASESLARALYADGAYEDAAFFAREALAESPVRHAKPSAYRYFFQPAKAARAVQDIMTLLDDAGLTSFLTGGTLLGFVRNGAPLPHDRDADIGILCDRNARPDITVFLRDHPSIQLGRSARAGDRYIGLTFESVAVDLFLYEAEGPYRLCGLSDYPGEIQWRFSGFGISRKIWQGASWNIPDNPDKLLSETYGQGWRMPDKDFSSVLSSPALYMTNPHTRTFYAAMRSLRLLRQGRRSQAISMMEQAPHSLCVRNPPRPDHVLSNRLSALRRTYGSDIMIAIPD
- a CDS encoding extracellular solute-binding protein; this encodes MTGIRLWLTAATVLLASCGNPGTPAPDSGKSVAESGDKPQNAGVLNVYSARHYDSDKAMYKAFEEETGIKVRFRESGAPELLETMKAEGDASPADVVISSDAGTLYRFEAAGLLQPVQDPVLDEKIPEHFRQKDGYWFGLARRVRVIAYDPERVAPEEVAHYSDLADPRFKGEVCMRSSTNIYNLSLMGELIGRMGHDAAQAWADGVVANFARPPQGGDITQIESIAAGECSVALTNHYYYVRMATGAPSQQAAAAKVKLSFPEQDTTGTHENVTGAGIAAHAPHRENAIRFIEWLASVDGQGWLTLETKEYPMIEGASLPEGLDALPDFKRSDFPLDELGTHQSEAQEIYDKAGWN
- a CDS encoding lasso peptide biosynthesis B2 protein; this encodes MFQKFLAVSPEPVPGVEALAFGNYLVQQGILQATFTESDRIDLFQWPAPDRSLFDFDQIEWRFRASRVPAILCSMQAASAACNRGAFQDQISRARSWKSSTNAISPDTSDEVADLAREFHAFAPFVFSSRDACRYTSLALLHYLSTAGLCADWIFGVRLSPFSAHCWLEFNGLLLTDETFTVREFTPIMAI
- a CDS encoding ABC-F family ATP-binding cassette domain-containing protein codes for the protein MTSFLTLDSLSLSTPDGTPLFRDLTLSVGRERVGLVGRNGSGKSTLLHAIMGDVVPASGSLHRNGTVGMLQQSLDETQDLAGALGITAALACLARLEAGEGNMEDAADADWTLPSRVEQALADTGLHAFPLNTPVATLSGGERMRVALARQILEAPDLLLLDEPTNNLDTEGREAIANLLRTWPGGLLIASHDRDLLEQVDRIVELSPVGITLFSGGWSEFAAARDAAREAAEADLARASDALKRTRKSAQQAKEKQDRRDKAGRAVRAKGDAPKMLLDKRQERAEATRGKGSALAARQMAESEGDLAAARERIEILAPLTMDLPSCGLPSGRRLLDFKSVSMAFGDRHLFGPLDFQLTGPERVAIAGPNGSGKSTLLRLVTGDLQPTSGTANRLTENFALLDQHVSLLAPGETILENMHRLNPGLSANAAHAALARFGFRNDDALQVTGTLSGGEKLRAGLACVFARPEPPDLLILDEPTNHLDLRAIEALENGLNEWDGAVLLVSHDKAFLAAISVTRFLELPLESERREHDANG
- a CDS encoding phytanoyl-CoA dioxygenase family protein; its protein translation is MNNPIETVSPEQRAAFERDGVICLRNILTRKEVRHLQNAVARQISGLRRSATGYDFEALASQVWDPERQVDTGAAERFDMAIMKEMVREDLSARPLKEEDPSEEQGMFFYDVAAWKFDRGVREVAFDSRLPELVSDLLGARYLNFWEDTTFVKAPHTRQKTAFHQDLAYFQIEGEQCVIVWIALDPVTLDSGTMQYVRGSHKWGETYAPNVFISQTPFRSSPEKRCPDIEAEPEKYDIVSFDVEPGDVIIHHVKTVHGAGGNRSDNWRRAVSFRYCGDQVRYLDRQGAIQQVGVARDLNDGDRLFSDDYPVVWPKPWPSLSLSDAYDLLGPAVPTLDNQKQSDAA
- a CDS encoding acyl-homoserine-lactone synthase, with protein sequence MFRIVTPEKRDANRELLDEMFRMRYRIVVDEWGWDIPGISPGYDKDQFDTDSTVYVIVQDEHGQVVATSRVNPTTKPHMLSDLFADYCDLQPYPVGPDVWECSRFVTDRSLMPDPVEDFRFRCRLGIGLTVFCIDKKISRLSWLTHQKFYNLVQRVWTTEPLGLPRREGDDWAWIPAVSKIDKQTLDRQLDRFRNAEDIVAQYMSPRQRVAVGRAG